A region of the Brachyhypopomus gauderio isolate BG-103 chromosome 11, BGAUD_0.2, whole genome shotgun sequence genome:
tggaataTAATCCTCctgcgtgtgtgggtggagtataaTCCTGCGTGTGTGGATGGAGTATAATCCTCctgcgtgtgtgggtggagtattaTCCttttatgtgtgtgggtggagtataatcctgcatgtgtgtggatggagtataatcctgtgtgtgtgggtggagtattatccttttgtgtgtgtgggtggagtataatcctgcatgtgtgtggatggagtataatcctgtgtgtgtgggtggagtataatcctgcatgtgtgtggatggagtataatcctgtgtgtgtggatggagtATAATCctgcgtgtgtgggtggagtataatcctcctgcatgtgtgggtggagtataatcctgcgtgtgtgggtggagtataatcctcctgcatgtgtgggtggagtataaTCCTCCTGCGTGTATGGGTGGAGTATAATCCTTctgcgtgtgtgggtggagtataatccttctgcgtgtgtgggtggagtatagtcctgtgtgtgtgggtggagtataatcctgtgtgtgtgggtggagtataatcctgcatgtgtgggtggagtataatcctgcgtgtgtgggtgcagtATAAtcctgtatgtgtgggtggagtataatcctgcgtgtgtgggtggagtataatcctgtgtgtgggtggagtataatccttctgcgtgtgtgggtggagtataatccttctgcgtgtgtgggggtggagtataatccttctgcgtgtgtgtgggtggagtataatccttctgcgtgtgtgtgggtggagtataatccttctgcgtgtgtgtgggtggagtataatccttctgcgtgtgtgtgggtggagtataatccttctgcgtgtgtgggtggagtataatccttctgcgtgtgtgggtggagtataatcctgtgtgtgggtggagtataatccttctgcgtgtgtgtgggtggagtataatccttctgcgtgtgtgtgggtggagtattatccttttgtgtgtgtgggtggagtataatcctgtgtgtgggtggagtataatcctgtgtgtgggtggagtataatccttctgcgtgtgtgtgggtggagtataatccttctgcgtgtgtgtgggtggagtataatccttctgcgtgtgtgggtggagtataatccttctgcgtgtgtgggggtggagtataatccttctgcgtgtgtgtgggtggagtataatccttctgcgtgtgtgggtggagtatagtcctgtgtgtgtgggtggagtataatcctgtgtgtgtgggtggagtataatcctgtgtgtgtgggtggagtataatcctgcatgtgtgggtggagtataatcctgcgtgtgtgggtgcagtATAAtcctgtatgtgtgggtggagtataatcctgcgtgtgtgggtggagtataatcctgtgtgtgggtggagtataatccttctgcgtgtgtgggtggagtataatccttctgcgtgtgtgggggtggagtataatccttctgcgtgtgtgtgggtggagtataatccttctgcgtgtgtgtgggtggagtataatccttctgcgtgtgtgtgggtggagtataatccttctgcgtgtgtgtgggtggagtataatccttctgcgtgtgtgggtggagtataatcctgtgtgtgggtggagtataatccttctgcgtgtgtgtgggtggagtataatccttctgcgtgtgtgtgggtggagtattatccttttgtgtgtgtgggtggagtattatccttttgtgtgtgtgggtggagtataatcctgtgtgtgggtggagtataatcctgtgtgtgggtggagtataatccttctgcgtgtgtgtgggtggagtataatccttctgcgtgtgtgtgggtggagtataatccttctgcgtgtgtgggtggagtataatccttctgcgtgtgtgggggtggagtataatccttctgcgtgtgtgtgggtggagtataatccttctgcgcgtgtgtgggtggagtataatccttctgcgtgtgtgtgcaggaccagATCGTGTGTGACACACAGgagttgaagaggaagctgcacCATATGCAAATGGAGTATGACCATGTTGCCGAGCAGCGGGCTCTCGTCCAACAGGAGCGCGAGGATGTTGCCGTGGTAATGAAGGCCCTATCTCTGTAACTACTGTTGTTGCTTTAGGGCAGCTGAGGGAGGCTGTAATGTTTCAGTCAGTCGTGCAAAATATCATTAAACTCTGTTCTAGGCATCAAGTATATTTCTTGTTATTTATTCTTTAATTGCTGCTTTAATAAGGCCTGCGCGGTTCCTGCCCGGGTAATTCTCCATACgtaccactagatggcagcattaGCTTGAATACAAGGATCTGTGTGCAGCGATgttgccccctgctggtgggcTGCCGCTACTGCAGGGCCCACTTCCTGTCTGCCCCGAGCGTTCTCAGCACGGTTCCTCTGCGCGTCTGCACACGCCCGGTACAGATGTGAGAAAGCTGTTACTACGTCTCATAATTCACTCCAGGCTCTCGTATATCTCAGTGGCAGATACAGGGCAGCGTGGGGCTGAGGGCTGAAATGAAGAGATGCTGTATAAACACtcaaagagaaagggagagacatGGTGGAGTCTCAGGGAGCTATAattgagaaagacagagactcACGGCGCAGTAATACAGGGACACGGTGGAGACGGGTGGagcagaggaagacagaggcagGCGTCCATCAGCTCTGCATATTTGAGAAAAGTGTTACATCCCCCCTTATCATAATAACACCCAGTAATTAGGTTTGCAGTCTGCTGGCTTGTGTAGTCTAGACTGCAGAGGCAGAATCTGATATCATGTTTAAACTCTAAAAGCTGGAGGTTTTTATTTGCCAGTTTTGAAATGTAAGCACAGatttatattataataattataatttaaTTTGAATTTTAATTTGTTAGGATTTTCCTGTCATCTTCCGTTGAAAATTGGTATAATTGTAAAGATGTGCTGGTGTTTAGAAAGTCGAGGGGGGGGGCGTGTGGTCTGAGGTGTACGCTGGGTTTTGTGATGAAGACTCGTAGCAGGTCCGCGATGGTGGAACTCGGCACCATCTGGACTCTTTCCAGAGCCGGGATGGTGTGGGCACAGCCTGTGCCTGGCTGTTGCGTGGGGGTGAAGGGTGGTGCCATGGTGAAGGCATGAGAGcttcctccacttcctggtcccaCTGCTGCATTGCCTCATTTGCATGCAAATGAGGACTAATTGAATTCGCCTGCCAATTAATCAGGCACTTAAGAAACCCAGATGAGCTAAATAAACGAATgaactcccacccctccaccccagcTAGGGAGGAGGACAGGCTGTTTGTGGCCATTGCTACTCTTCCCAGCCTGCATGGTGGCGTGGGCCagcgggtggaggagtgggcgTGTCTTGGAGACGGAGCGGTGCTGAGACTCACCTGGTAAAGTGTGTGCTATGCTGCCCCCTACAGGAGGTGGATGCGGTGACCACGGACTGCCTGGCGTTGCGAGAGCAAGCAGCCGTGTACGAGGAGCAGCTAGCCACAATGGAGGGCCAGCAGGCTCTGGTTAGGCCACGCAACACACGTGTGACGTAAACAGGGTTGTTTTGGTCTTTTGGTTCTTACAAACAAACGTGTTACAGGTTTGGAATGATAACTTGTGTGCCCAggggtggatggtgctctgtcactattttctgtctttcactctttctctctgtccttaATCTTTACATAGACTTCAGTACCTTTTACCCTGcaccttcactctcactctctctctctctctgtctcactctctcactctctctctctctctctgtatctccatTTCTCCTTTTTTACCTCTCACTCATCATCCTTATCTTTCCATTGCCTTTTTTCCTTCACCTTCGCTCtatcttcccccccccccacccttatTGCCTTTACCCTCCACAGATGACAGCCAGCCCTGCCCCTGGTATCTGCCGTGGCCCCTAGGGGTAAGACACGCTGGAGGCAGGACAAACTTCATCAGTATTTAGCGTTTATCTCCCGTGTCGCCATGGCATCCCGAGATCAACACGGTCCCAGTCCATATCTTAGAAGCGCTGTTCTGGGATCTGACATGAAAACAGACATTGTCTGCTAGACAGCTGCTGTTAGGATCTTCACAACACCTCGTGTTTACCTGACAAACGTTCTGCACCTCGTTAATAGCGTGTAGCGGGTCAACTTTGTTCAggtgttcctccaccctgtgTTCATGAGGACTACACATGAGCCACAATAATTAACCCCTTTAGAACAACGTGTAAGCCTGAAGACTAACGTGTTTCCTTTTAACACTGCATTGATTCTCAGAGGGTGGAGAGTCTGTCTGGGCCTGTGGCTGTAGATAAAGGTTCTCCCTCCGTGTCTCTGAGATTCCCCTCCATGGACATCACTCCAGCCATCGTGGAGATCAGAGAGCACTACGCCCAGCTAGCCGAGCGCCTACAGGTACATCACACATCCGTTTATCCTCCGTTCTCCACTACCCCTCCAACCAGAGCTCGTCCCTGTGTGCTACATCCTAGAACAGTCTGGCGTGTGGGGAGGACACCTCTGTCCCCGTGCTGTCTCTCCGAGTGTTATTTGCAGTGGCGTGACCGTCATCCCGCTCCAGGAGTCCTGTGGCTCCGCCCAGGTCCTGCTGTGTGGGGTCTGCGGGTCTCCAACAGCACTTCACGCGCTCTACAAGCACTCGTACCTCCGTTCTGCCTCAGCACAGGAGCTCTATTGTGCTCAAGGGCTTATGGAGGGAGAGCACTCATCAGAGGTCACCCTGCAGCTCCTGTGAACTCTGACCCCTCCTGCCCCAAGAATGCCACCACTCCTCTGGGCTCTCAGGCACTAATCAGAGTCCTGGCCTCTTTCCCAGACTCCTCAGTACTTTGGttctggggagagaggagagagctcCTTCAGGAGAATGATTTCAAGAGCCGCTGGAAAGcctgcaaagtgtgtgtgtgtgtgtgtgtgtgtgtgtgtgtgtgtgagacatagGAGAATTGGATCAACATAAGAATAAGCGTTTGTCATGTTACCTTAAACTCTTCCACTCTTTCCTCCCTAATTGCTTCCTTTTCTGTGTGGTGGGTCCAGCGTTCCTTCGCTCTGGGCCGGGTGCGTCTGGGCCGGGTGCGTCTGGGCCGGGTGCGTCTGGGCCGCAGCACAGGGGCGGGGCCTCCATAGCTTAGCATAAAGTGTCAGTCCCCGTTGATTAGGTCTTAGACTAATGAAAATTCCCGGCTGATTTTGGCTGTTTGCTGAGCCTCACCTGATAGAGTTTCACTTTCCCCTCCACTTTAACTGctgtttatgtttgtgttcaCTGACTATGAGGTAATGTAAGTGTGGGCTAATGGATCCCAGCACCCACACTGCTCACACCGGTCCTGAGTGACGTCCTGCCCGTCTGCTGTGTTCCAGTTCAGAGGCCACGCTGCTCCTGCCACGTCACTCCGCGAGGAAGAGGAAAGACAACCAGGAACACCACCTGCAGGGAGACGGGTGGATGTCTCCAACGGGACAGATGTGGATCTTCTAAAGGAGCAGGTGAGTGACTTCTCATAAGCGTGCCACTGCCTGCCCTTAAGCAGGTGCCCCGCCCTTATGTGACAGACCACGCCTCTTATGTGCTAGACCACGCCCCTTGTGTGATAGGCCCCGTCCCCTTATGTGATAGGCCCTGCCCTGGGTTGCTTCTCCAAGGGAGAACCTTCAAGTGAACTTTCTTGATTATTCAGGCACACACCACGCCCACCTGTGTCCACCACGCCCACCACACCTACCACGCCCACCTGTGTCCACCACGCCCACCACGGGTGGAGAGTTAAGGTGGGTGTGTTCCACCTCCCGGTGTGTTTACACtgagagacagcaggagtgtGGGGGCTGTGTTCTCCTGGACGGTGTTTACCTCACTCACTGTCTCCCATAATGAACAATACACTTCACAGTGTGCTAGGACACTTCTCCTCCCCACTCACAAACTTCATAAGCTTCACATCCTCCAGAGACTCTGGGTAGAAGACGGCAGGAGGCTCGGTAATAAACTTCACCTGTCAACGGGGCTCtcgctttttattttttttgttttgtgaggggtaaagtaaaaaaaaaagaagtaaaagTGTTTATGAAGACAAAAAGTGTTTATGAAGACAAAAAGTGTTTATGAAGACTGTCCACTAGCGCGTCAGCATTGTTCTCCGAGTTCTCGACAGAGAGGATCCTTCTGGATTTAAGCGTGACATGATTAGGTTCCATTCACTGCCCTCAGTTTACATTTGCGAGTGCAGTAGAATCATCGGTCGCTCACGTCTGACACCTTCCCCACTGCAATAACAAACACAGCGCTTTAGTTCGAATGATACCAGAGTGTGACTGCACTCCACTCAGAAAATAAACGTCTCCTCTGAAACCACAGTGCTCACTTCCTAACATACGATACACGCCTCTCTAATCTGTAGCACGCGAGCTGGCGTGTCAGACTGTTACACCACAGTCTACTTCCTCTTCTCTCtcgatctctcactctctctcattctctctctctttctctctctctctcgctctctttctctctcttgttctctctctctttctctctctccctccctcactgtcATATACACCATATCTCTATTCTGCTTTCTTCACTCTTCTCAATaatatccctccctctctgtctgtctgtctgtctgtctgtctgtctgtctgtctgtctgtctgtctgtctgtctctctgtctgtctgtctgtctgtctgtctatctatctatctatctatctatctatctatctatctatctatctatctatctatctatctaatcaTTTGCCCTTACCGATCACATGCACCAATTACACGCACCAATCACAGGGCAAACAGCCAgccctgaccaatcacacgcaacAATGACACACAGAGCCCCCAATGCCAGGGCAGCCATCTCCAGCGTCCATCTCCAATGTCCATCTCCAGCGTCCATCTCCAGCGTCCATCTCCAGCGTTCATCTCCAGCGTCCGCTCCGATCCTCCTGTAATCTACCTGGAAGTAAAACAGTCTCCAGTCTTCATCCATCTCTGCCAGTGGACTGTTTAGCTTCCCTGATTACTGTAATTAGTCACACTGAGCGAGTGCCTGAGGTGGGGCagacagctctgtgtgtgtgtgtgtgtgtgtgtgtgtgtgtgtgtgtgtgtgtgtgtgtgtgttcatgtgtgtatgtatgtgtgtgtgtgtgtgtgtgtatgtgtgtgtggtacggaGGGTATACGACCAGGATCACTGATGGTCCTGATGTCCCTGAGCATACCTCGTTAATGgcagagtgtgtgcgtgtgtgtgcgtgtgcgtgtgcgtgtgtgtgttcatgtgtgtatgtatgtgttcatgtgtgtgtgtatgtgtatgtgtgtgttcatatatatgtgtgtgtgtgtgttcatatatgtgtgtgtgtgtgtgtgtgtgttcgtgtgtgtgtatgtgtgtgttcatatgtgtgtgtgttcatatgtgtgtgtgcgtgtgtgtgtgttcatgtgtgtgtgtgtgtgtgtgcgtgtgtgtgtgttcatatgtgtgtgtgtgtgtgtgtgcgtgtgtgtgtgtgtgttcatatgtgtgtgtgtgtgttcatatatatgtgtgtgtgtgtgtgttcatatatctgtgtgtgtgtgtgtatgagtatgtgtgttcatatatgtgtgtgtgtgtatgagtatgtgtgtgttcatatatgtgtgtgtgtgtgtgagtatgtgtgtgttcatatgtgtgtgtgtgtgtgtgttcatatatgtgtgtgtgtgtgtgtgttcatatgtgtgtgtgtgtgtgtatgagtatgtgtgtgttcatatatgtgtgtgtgtgtgtgtgttcatatatgtgtgtgtgtgtgtgtgtgtgtgtgtgtgtgtgtgtatgagtatgtgtgtgttcatatatgtgtgtgtgtgtgtgtgtgttcatatatgtgtgtgtgtgtgtatgtgtgtgttcatatatgtgttcatgtgtgtgtgtgtgtgtgtatgagtatgtgtgtgttcatatatgtgtgtgtgtgtgtgtgtgtgtgtgtatgagtatgtgtgtgttcatatatgtgtgtgtgtgtgtgtatgagtatgtgtgtgttcatatatgtgtgtgtgtgtgttcatatgtgtgtgtgtgtgtgtgtgtgtgtatgagtatgtgtgttcatatatgtgtgtgtgtgtgtgtgtgtgtgtgtgttcatatatgtgtgtgtgtgtgtgtatgtgtgtgttcatatatgtgttcatatgtgtgtgtgtatgagtatgtgtgtgttcatatatgtgtgtgtgtgtgtgtgtatgagtatgtgtgtgttcatatgtgtgtgtgtgtgtatgagtatgtgtgtgttcatatatgtgtgtgtgtgtgtgtatgtgtgtgttcatatatatgtgtgtgtgtgtgtgtgtgtgtgtgtgtgtgtgtatgagtatgtgtgttcatatatgtgtgtgtgtgtgtgtgtgtgtgtgtatgagtatgtgtgtgttcatatatgtgtgtgtgtgtgtgtgtgtatgagtatgtgtgtgttcatatatgtgtgtgtgtgtgtgtgtgtgtgtgtatgagtatgtgtgtgttcatatatgtgtgtgtgtgtgtgtgtgtatgagtatgtgtgtgttcatatatgtgtgtgtgtgtgttcatatatgtgtgtgtgtgtgtgtatgagtatgtgtgtgttcatatatgtgtgtgtgtgtgtgtacaggttgaTAAGCTGCAGAAGGAGGTGTCTGTACTGGAGCAGCGTGGTGAGGAACTGGAGGCGGAGTTTGAACAGAAGAGGGAGGTTCAcctgcaggagctggaggagctgcAGGTAAGAGCCCCGCCTCTGACCCTGcctctggctccgcccaccagcCAGgtgctcactgtgtgtgtgtgtgctcagggtGGCGTGTGCAGACTGCAGGAGGAGCAGGCGTATCTTCAGGCCCAGCTGGAGGACCAGACGCTCCACCACGACGAGGTGCTCCAGGAGAAGATGGCACTGGATATTGAAATCGCTGCCTACAGGTAATATTCACTCTCCTGAATAAATGATTTAGTGAATTCTAATGTACCTTTACAGTCAACCAGGAGGTACTCCTCATTGAAATACTGATAACATGCGGCACACTCACATTCCCAGTGAGTTAAAATGAGATTCCCAGTGGGGAGAGTGAGAACAGGACAGATGAGGTCATTGTAGAGGAAACCACCTGGTTGAGTCTCAGTTTGGGTGAAGACAACATCAGCCACACTTCCCAAGCTTGGGGGGGCCTGCAGGAAGCTCTCCGGCGGTCTCAGGAAGTGACACGCCATTTCCTGGATGTGGGGTGGCACGTGCCCCCGTCCGTCCTCATCCTGCAGCGTGAcgctccccccccccagacGTGAGCGTGAGTCTCGCCGTGCCCACGGCCGTCCCGCGAGCTCCTCACAGGACGTGGCCAACACGTACGCCACACACATCATTAACATTCCCAGCGGCCTGTGGGGCGGGGCCTACATTCTAGTGCCAGCCGTGTCCCTGATGTCATGGCTTGCTGCGTATGCCTCTCTGCCTCTGATTGGCTCTTGACGAAGCCTATCCGTGTTCTCAGATTAGCAAACCACTGTGTTGATGTCCCGTGTGGTCTGACGCTGCGGTCCAAACAGGACAGGGTGATAGTGTAATCGGTACACAGTTGTCTAGACTACATTTAAAATGATCTTCTAGGGAGTTAGTTTCTTTTCAAAGCAGAAGGTCAAGTTTGACCATCTGTTTGACCAAGAGCGGAGTTATCTCAGGACTGACCCGGGGAAGAGCAGAGTTATCCCAGGACTGACCCGGGGAAGAGCGGAGTTATCTCAGGACTGACCCGGGGAAGAGCAGAGTTATCCCAGGACTGACCCGGGGAAGAGCAGAGTTATCTCAGGACTGACCCGGGGAAGAGCGGAGTTATCTCAGGACTGACCCGGGGAAGAGCAGAGTTATCTCAGGTCCTGCACGGCATTTAAAGCACCACCCACTGTCAACTGCCCCGTTATCCTGGCAATAACAGTAGAAAATAAAAGCAATGACTTGTTTGTGTTGACCAAACTAGGCTGTTTGTTTCTCTACCTTCTGTGTCCTaggggtttggtggaggaggaggaggggagactttactgtgtgtgaggtggaaaaGAGCtgagaaactacacacacacacacacacacacacacacacacacacacacacacacacactcacacgctgcTCTTCTCTGGACTGCTGCAGACAACACAATAAACTAACACTTGTTTGCTTCAGGCACCAGAGTGAGACAGGCTAAAAACGGCAGCAGTGCAGACCTGCGTGTGTCTGAGCATGTGCAGTGGTCTCCTGCAGATAAACCAGCATGGCAGTGGTCTCCCAGATAAACCAGCATGGCAGTGGTCTCCCAGATAATGGTTTTACTCTGGTATGTGACGGGTGAGCCCATGTCCAGATGGCCTTCACTGCCATGTTTGGGTGAAATCATAGAATCACAGTTTTGAAGGCTGACAGTCCAACATCAGGGTGTCAGCCTCAGATTATGACTGAAGCTTGGATCTGCTTCTAGTGCTTGGAGCTGTGTCACTAATCTCTGTCCAAAtgtacatgacacacacacacacacacacacacacacacacacacacacacacacacacacacacatacacgcacgcacgcacacacgcacgcacgcacgcacgcacacgcacacacacacacacacacacacacacacacacacacacacgactatgGTTCTGCAGAATGTTCTCATCCCACACTCAAACACTGACCAGTTCTATCCTCTTAACCTTTGCCCTCTCCTACACGGTCGCAGCACTACTGGTTGGCTTTCGCTGTCTAAGAAGAATCCCTGACCCTATTGGATTCATCTCTatcatcgtcatcatcctcATTCCATCTATAGCTGGTTCTTTTAAGCACACTGGTATCTtttagtgttcagtgttcatgttgTTTAGGTGTTTGACAAAATGAGCTTGTTAAAATCATTAATTAAAACTTTTGCTGAGTCTAAATCATTCACTGTTGTCAGAATGTCTTCCTTGTCTCTGAGCAGCAGTTTAACTGGGGTCCCGTCTGGGGTGTGAGCTGCCGCTCTGAAACCTCTCTAACGTCTCTTCACCCTGGCACCTTCCTCATTCTTCAAACTTCACTTCACAACTTGGCTGTCTGTGCTGTTAGTCAACTTTGTTAAGCCATTACATTTCCCTGCATTTAGGGTTAAAAACGCTGCTAATTCTGGAGGAGATAAGATAATTGGAGACCAGAGCCCTGGGGGGCAGTTTAACCCCCTTACAGAGCTGAGCAGCCGTACTGCTGACGCCTCTAATTGTGTAGATGTTGAACATGGTGACCAGGGAGGAAGCAGCTCTGGTCTTGGGGCAGTTTTACTGCTCGCTCACTTCATCATTCTTTGTGCTCTAGGGCATTAGATCTGTGACATacacccccaaccacacacactcacagccttCTGGAGCCTTGTGGTGTGCACACAGTCCGTGTGTTCTGGAGGGCTCCTGCTGGTTCGGGCCTGTTCGTGCTGCAGGAGACGTCCAGAGACCCAGAGACAGCGCAGAGCTCATGGGGATGAAGGGTGTTACTCTTCCTGGTTCTGTCTGTGTTCACTGTCTCTCTGCGTACCACAGTTGGCCTTAAACACTGTGTTACAATGATCTCCTCATATTCGGCTGCTTGCTAAATCAGTCCAAAATGGATACGATGAATTAATAAATT
Encoded here:
- the vimr2 gene encoding vimentin isoform X2, producing MAMLRVSSYRKLFEGEAWSQAAAFGPRCGSYALRSTDRGGVCAVQELDFDVARALSREGVRRFSHERSIIAALNDRLAALIDVARCLEEENEALQVELMELEGRLGAMLTTSTHDSDASPSDLHLDTIVERLRREKDQIVCDTQELKRKLHHMQMEYDHVAEQRALVQQEREDVAVEVDAVTTDCLALREQAAVYEEQLATMEGQQALRVESLSGPVAVDKGSPSVSLRFPSMDITPAIVEIREHYAQLAERLQFRGHAAPATSLREEEERQPGTPPAGRRVDVSNGTDVDLLKEQVDKLQKEVSVLEQRGEELEAEFEQKREVHLQELEELQGGVCRLQEEQAYLQAQLEDQTLHHDEVLQEKMALDIEIAAYRLKVCTVRMVWT
- the vimr2 gene encoding vimentin isoform X1 — encoded protein: MAMLRVSSYRKLFEGEAWSQAAAFGPRCGSYALRSTDRGGVCAVQELDFDVARALSREGVRRFSHERSIIAALNDRLAALIDVARCLEEENEALQVELMELEGRLGAMLTTSTHDSDASPSDLHLDTIVERLRREKDQIVCDTQELKRKLHHMQMEYDHVAEQRALVQQEREDVAVEVDAVTTDCLALREQAAVYEEQLATMEGQQALRVESLSGPVAVDKGSPSVSLRFPSMDITPAIVEIREHYAQLAERLQFRGHAAPATSLREEEERQPGTPPAGRRVDVSNGTDVDLLKEQVDKLQKEVSVLEQRGEELEAEFEQKREVHLQELEELQGGVCRLQEEQAYLQAQLEDQTLHHDEVLQEKMALDIEIAAYRGLVEEEEGRLYCV